One window from the genome of Pungitius pungitius chromosome 14, fPunPun2.1, whole genome shotgun sequence encodes:
- the tmem151bb gene encoding transmembrane protein 151B: protein MSPPASAATASDSSATTVFEEDSREEQRPLKQSLSKSLCRESFWKCLLLSLLMYGCMGAMVWCHVTKVTRLTFDSAFKGKSMMYHDSPCSDGYIYIPLALLGMLYLVYLVECWHCHVKSELQHKVDVEGIYECIERMQQAKPCIWWKAISYHYVRRTRQVTRYRNGDTYTSTQVYHERVNTHVAEAEYDYGHCGVKDVSKQLLGLEKSALTKMRFTKCFSFANVESENSYLTQRARFFTDNEGLDDYMEAREGMHLKNIDLKEYVMVLSDPEHHPWYLSHYVFWCASFFTFSWPLRVFVEYHTAYVHYRVEKLFGHDYLPVTPCDDRPYWRRIPRVNTIDSTELEWHIRSNQQLVPSYSEAGLMDLAQCPSSFSGIRQNCERCHRAVSCSSVFSRSALSVCTGASSRIPFSGSRFSLARRYGSQRSCFWRSGSLDDQESPSENTRCLSERIATGDEGPPEYEDALCYPVLIVHCSENCHNHRSFHRNGSCVETSL from the exons ATGTCCCCTCCGGCATCGGCCGCGACAGCGAGTGACAGCAGTGCGACCACCGTTTTCGAGGAGGACTCCAGGGAGGAG CAAAGACCTCTGAAGCAATCTCTGAGCAAGTCTCTATGCCGGGAGAGCTTTTGGAAATGCCTGCTCCTGTCGCTTCTCATGTATGGCTGCATGGGAGCGATGGTCTGGTGTCATGTCACCAAGGTGACCCGCCTCACCTTTGACAGTGCCTTTAAAGGGAAATCCATGATGTACCATGACAGTCCCTGCTCTGACGGATACATCTACATCCCCCTGGCCCTGCTGGGCATGCTTTACTTGGTCTACCTGGTGGAGTGCTGGCACTGCCACGTGAAGAGCGAGCTGCAGCACAAAGTGGACGTGGAGGGCATCTACGAGTGCATCGAAAGGATGCAGCAGGCCAAACCGTGCATCTGGTGGAAGGCCATCAGCTACCACTACGTTCGCCGAACGCGGCAGGTCACGCGCTACCGCAACGGAGACACTTACACTAGCACTCAAGTTTACCACGAACGCGTCAACACCCACGTGGCAGAGGCTGAATATGACTACGGCCACTGTGGCGTCAAAGATGTGTCAAAGCAGCTGCTGGGCTTGGAGAAGTCTGCCCTCACAAAGATGCGTTTCACCAAGTGCTTCAGTTTTGCCAACGTGGAGTCCGAGAATTCCTACCTGACGCAACGAGCAAGGTTTTTCACTGATAACGAGGGCCTTGACGACTACATGGAGGCCAGGGAGGGTATGCACCTGAAGAACATTGACCTGAAGGAGTACGTCATGGTGCTGTCTGACCCGGAGCACCACCCCTGGTACTTGTCCCACTACGTCTTCTGGTGTGCCTCGTTCTTCACCTTCTCCTGGCCTCTCAGAGTCTTCGTCGAGTACCACACCGCATATGTCCACTACCGCGTCGAGAAGCTGTTTGGCCACGATTACCTCCCGGTGACTCCGTGCGACGATCGGCCGTATTGGCGCCGCATCCCTCGTGTCAACACCATTGACAGCACGGAACTGGAATGGCACATTCGGTCCAACCAGCAACTGGTGCCCAGTTACTCAGAGGCCGGCCTGATGGACCTGGCCCAGTGCCCGTCCAGCTTCAGCGGGATCCGTCAGAACTGCGAGCGCTGCCACAGAGCCgtcagctgctcctctgtgttctCCAGGAGCGCCCTCAGCGTCTGCACCGGCGCCAGCTCCCGCATCCCCTTCAGCGGCAGCCGGTTCTCGCTGGCGCGGCGCTACGGCTCCCAGCGCAGCTGCTTCTGGCGGAGCGGCAGCCTGGACGACCAGGAGAGCCCCAGCGAAAACACCCGCTGTCTGTCAGAGCGCATCGCCACGGGCGACGAGGGGCCCCCGGAGTACGAAGACGCACTGTGCTACCCGGTGCTCATTGTCCACTGTAGTGAGAACTGCCACAACCACAGGTCTTTCCACAGAAATGGCTCCTGCGTGGAGACTTCTTTATGA